In Gemmatimonadota bacterium, the following are encoded in one genomic region:
- a CDS encoding DUF2442 domain-containing protein codes for MSDSDEIIRIGQEIPEVASVKTRMPYTLIVTFEDGTCRETLLNPDDLVGLMASLKDPDYFAQAFVDTHTRTVAWPNGIDLDPCVLYEPSLRTKVKRKHIDQTQSL; via the coding sequence ATGTCTGACTCTGACGAAATCATTCGCATCGGTCAAGAGATTCCCGAGGTCGCTTCTGTAAAAACGCGAATGCCTTATACACTAATTGTAACCTTTGAGGACGGCACTTGTCGGGAAACCCTGTTGAATCCCGATGACCTGGTTGGCCTCATGGCCTCCTTAAAAGACCCAGATTACTTTGCTCAAGCATTTGTAGATACTCACACCAGGACCGTTGCCTGGCCTAATGGGATCGATTTAGACCCTTGTGTGCTCTATGAGCCATCCTTGCGAACAAAAGTGAAACGAAAGCATATTGACCAAACACAATCCCTATGA
- a CDS encoding DUF4160 domain-containing protein, with translation MPEICRFYGIRIEMFFLDHGVPHFHVRYGEYTAKIAIESLQIIRGVLPRRAYRLATEWAILHRDELMRNWRRTQAGQSAFSIDPLT, from the coding sequence ATGCCAGAGATTTGTAGATTCTATGGAATCAGGATTGAGATGTTCTTTCTCGATCACGGAGTTCCACATTTTCATGTCCGCTATGGTGAATATACGGCAAAAATTGCCATTGAATCTCTGCAAATCATTCGAGGCGTATTGCCCAGAAGAGCATATCGTCTTGCCACAGAATGGGCGATTCTCCATCGAGATGAACTCATGAGAAATTGGCGGCGCACGCAGGCAGGACAGTCGGCATTTTCTATTGATCCGCTGACTTAA
- a CDS encoding MFS transporter, whose protein sequence is MTKHNPYEAFRIREFRLYALGWFAALVGTQIQSAAIGWEMYARTGQALALGLVGLAIALPTMILALPAGYLADRFNRRTVMMLSLTGTTTTSLGLAAVSWKQGPIALMYAILVVDAAITVLGAPARRAIVPQLVPRGIFPNAVAWSMSLMQMAWVVGPMIGGLIAAVYVPAAYLASAGCTGWFLLILSRLRVPPIERDKNAARISPLQNLMGGLVFLKNNRLLLSVMALDMFAVLLGGAVYLLPIYAQDILKVGSEGFGILRSAPAVGALIMALTLAHLPPMKKAGRNLLLTVAGFG, encoded by the coding sequence TTGACCAAACACAATCCCTATGAAGCATTTCGCATCAGGGAATTTCGGTTATACGCGCTGGGCTGGTTTGCCGCATTGGTCGGCACGCAAATTCAGAGTGCCGCCATAGGATGGGAAATGTACGCCCGCACCGGGCAAGCACTCGCGCTCGGCCTGGTGGGCCTGGCAATCGCATTGCCGACAATGATCCTCGCACTCCCCGCGGGATATCTCGCCGACCGCTTTAACCGGCGCACAGTCATGATGTTGAGCCTGACCGGCACAACCACAACCTCTCTGGGCCTTGCCGCAGTATCGTGGAAACAGGGACCAATTGCCCTGATGTACGCCATACTCGTAGTAGATGCCGCAATAACCGTACTCGGTGCACCTGCACGGCGAGCAATTGTACCCCAACTGGTACCGCGCGGGATATTTCCCAATGCCGTGGCATGGAGCATGAGCTTGATGCAAATGGCGTGGGTAGTGGGACCCATGATCGGAGGACTTATCGCAGCGGTCTATGTACCCGCAGCGTACCTCGCAAGTGCCGGATGTACGGGATGGTTTCTATTGATACTATCCCGATTGCGCGTACCGCCCATAGAGCGCGATAAAAACGCAGCGCGGATTTCACCCCTGCAAAATCTAATGGGCGGGCTGGTATTTCTAAAAAACAACCGCTTGCTATTATCCGTCATGGCACTGGACATGTTTGCCGTACTCCTGGGCGGAGCCGTGTACCTATTGCCGATTTACGCGCAGGACATATTGAAGGTAGGATCAGAGGGATTCGGAATATTGCGATCGGCACCTGCGGTGGGTGCCCTGATAATGGCACTCACACTGGCACACTTGCCCCCGATGAAAAAAGCTGGCAGAAATCTACTCCTCACCGTAGCCGGATTTGGCG
- a CDS encoding aldo/keto reductase, translating into MRRTFQFDQNTPPLCRLGLATRGNTHLSPADVYYAVERGVNYLNWCGRPDGLSSAVAGMGVEREEIVLAWQLKSRTASGAERELEDALCELNTDYIDVVTFYYVESEGEWCDIASEGGAYEAMARAQEQGKVRFLGLTSHQRNMAARIATGELRAPEQVESRPLDMLMLRYNAAHRGAEEDVFPLTDPISIPVVVYTCLRWGALMKPTPDDPPNFIPPSAREWYRFALAYPSVAIAIAAPNDRAELEHDFSLLDDWRAPAPEENEMLMAHGDRVYQHAGRFP; encoded by the coding sequence ATGCGACGTACTTTTCAATTTGATCAGAATACTCCGCCTCTTTGTCGCCTGGGTCTGGCTACGAGGGGCAATACCCACCTGTCCCCCGCCGATGTCTATTATGCGGTTGAGCGAGGTGTCAATTATCTCAACTGGTGCGGTCGTCCCGATGGTTTGAGTAGCGCTGTTGCGGGTATGGGGGTGGAGCGGGAGGAGATTGTACTGGCATGGCAGCTTAAATCCCGTACTGCTTCAGGTGCCGAACGAGAGCTTGAAGATGCGTTGTGTGAGCTGAATACTGACTATATAGATGTTGTGACTTTTTACTATGTGGAGAGCGAGGGCGAATGGTGCGATATCGCGTCTGAAGGGGGCGCTTATGAAGCTATGGCTCGCGCCCAGGAGCAGGGGAAGGTGCGCTTTCTCGGTCTTACCAGCCACCAGCGCAATATGGCTGCTCGCATTGCTACGGGTGAACTCAGAGCACCTGAACAGGTTGAGTCCCGCCCCTTGGATATGCTTATGCTCCGGTACAATGCCGCCCACCGGGGGGCAGAGGAGGATGTGTTCCCGTTGACCGATCCGATCAGTATTCCGGTGGTTGTTTATACCTGCCTGCGCTGGGGTGCTCTGATGAAGCCCACTCCGGATGATCCTCCCAATTTTATTCCGCCATCCGCAAGAGAGTGGTACCGCTTTGCACTGGCCTATCCTTCTGTTGCCATTGCGATTGCAGCGCCCAATGACCGCGCGGAGCTTGAGCACGATTTTTCACTGTTGGATGATTGGCGGGCACCTGCGCCAGAAGAGAATGAGATGCTTATGGCACACGGAGACCGCGTCTATCAACACGCTGGCCGTTTTCCCTGA